Within Dictyostelium discoideum AX4 chromosome 4 chromosome, whole genome shotgun sequence, the genomic segment CAAATCTTTTAGGTGCAGGTtgtaaaaaagaagaagatttTTCAGAATGGTATCAAAATGTTATTACACGTTCAGAGATGATTGACTATTATGATATTTCAGGTTGTTATATTCTCAGACCATGGGCATACTCAATTTGGGAGCAAATTCAAGCATTCTTTGATGCAGAGATTAAGAAATTGGATGTACAAAATGCATACTTCCCATTGTTAGTCTCAGAGAAGGCATTGACCACAGAAAAGGATCATATTGAAGGTTTTGCACCAGAGGTTGCATGGGTAACAAAGAGTGGTGATTCACAATTGGCCGATCCAGTTGCAATTCGTCCAACTTCCGAAACCATTATGTATCCAGCATATGCCAATTGGATTCGTTCTCATAGAGATTTaccattgaaattgaatcaatgGGTAAATGTTGTACGTTGGGAATTCAAACGTCCAGTACCATTCCTTCGTAGCAGAGAATTCCTCTGGCAAGAGGGTCACACTGCCTTTGCAAACAAGGAAGAGGCCGATGAAGAGGTATTCACAATTCTCGATTTATACAGACGTGTCTATGAGGAATTATTATGTGTACCAGTTGTAAAGGGTGTAAAATctgaaaaagagaaattcgCCGGTGGTCTTTACACAACCACTATCGAAGGTTTCATCCCAACCAATGGTCGTGGTATTCAAGCTGCCACTTCACATGCTTTGGGTCAAAACTTTTCAAAAATGTTCAATATTGAATTCGAGAATGATAAAGGTACCAAATCATTGGCATGGCAAAACAGTTGGGGTTTAACCACTCGTACCATTGGTGTCATGGTTATGGTCCATGGTGATGACAAAGGTTTGGTTCTCCCACCACGTATCTCCCCAATTCAAGCTGTCGTCATTCCACTCCACTTTAAGGATTCCGATACCACCGCCGTAGATTCAAAGGCTAAAGAAATCGCTGATCAATTAAAGGCTGCCGGTATTCGTGTCAATTTAGATAATCGTCCAAACTACAATCCAGGTCATAAATACAATCATTGGGAATTGAAAGGTGTTCCAATTCGTATTGAAATCGGTCCAAAAGATGTTGCCTCTGGTACTGTCATCTGTTGTCGTAGAGATACCGCCGAGAAATCTAAAGTTGAAATCTCAAACATTGTCACTGGTGTCAAGGAATTACTCGACAACATTCAATCAAATCTCTTTGATCGTGCTGTTAAACAAAGAAATGATCATATCGTCACCATCAATCAATGGAATGAGTTTGTTCCAGCTTTGGATAATAAAAACCTTGTTTTAGCACCATGGTGCGAAAAAGTCTCTTGTGaagattcaatcaaaaagaaGAGTTCTGAagaatctaaaaataaagctgaagaagaaaaaggtTTCTGTTTAACTGGTGCCGCCAAATCATTATGTATTCCATTACAAAATCAAGAACATGTTAAACTTCcagaaattaaagatgatACTAAATGTTTCTGTTGTCAAGAAAAAGCAACAAAATATACTCTCTTTGGTAGatcttattaaaaaaaaaaaaaaaatttataaaataaaatatatattaaaaaaaaaaaaagatttaaaaaattgtattatttatttgtctAAAATTTTAAGTTGTAGTactaaaaaaagtttaaaaataaagttgataaaattttaattacaattttaacaaaaaaatgaaaaaatataataataataacaataatatcaacaattaaaagtgtaatgttttttttttttaatatttaaaattttatttaataacatttaaaaagataCAATAAAGGAGGATCAAGCTCAAGGATATAATTCTAAAATACTTTAtgaaggaaaaaaaaaatatatattagtatttataaatttttttgtttgttcacttttttttttttttttttttttaaaaaaaaaaataattaaagattGAATCATTTGCAGCATGAGTTTATAACCATTTTTCCTATCTGtgtatgatgatgataggTGTACTTTATGCCTTTtctaatcatttaaaatctttaccaattacttttttttaaaaaaaaaaaaatattatcactTTCACTTACATTTGCTTATGGTTggcaatgaaaaaaaaaatgaaaaaaaaaaaaattttgaaacttttttattCCAGAGCCcctagaaaaaaaaaaaaaaaaaaaaaaaaaaaaagttttttccgtaaaattttttttttttgatattattttatggTTACGTTTTGGTCATATTTTCacttattttcttttttttattgttttttttttttattatttttatttaatcgtcatcagaattaaataaaatacccAAGTATTCACCAATGTGAACACCTAACATTTGATAGTTTTTAGTAACTAAACTTTCTAGTAATCCCTAgggttttattttattttatttttttttttaaaaaaaaaaagttaatagctaaataaaaacaaataataaataaataaataaataaagatttagTTACTCTTGTTACAGGAATGAGATAAAAAGGATTTGAATATAATGCATTCTTGGCATAATTTGCAAATGATtgtaatctattttttttttttttttttttttttttttttttttaatttattattttttaatttattattattattttttttttaatttattattttttattttttattgtgaatttaaagaattagtTTActgaataatattaataaattatgaaataaaaaatttattgatttaccCTTCAGTTCTAATGATATGTGCAAATTTTCCTATTTTCATTACTATGACATTGGCACCACATGCATCATATAATCTAATATCATCCTTTATTATGGTTGggaatatttgaattaaagtCAGAAATTCTTGAATGGTAATCCc encodes:
- the proS gene encoding proline-tRNA ligase, with translation MSEEQKPMETNTKVEEKKPREKKEKKPAVEKKAVVEKKGDVKANLLGAGCKKEEDFSEWYQNVITRSEMIDYYDISGCYILRPWAYSIWEQIQAFFDAEIKKLDVQNAYFPLLVSEKALTTEKDHIEGFAPEVAWVTKSGDSQLADPVAIRPTSETIMYPAYANWIRSHRDLPLKLNQWVNVVRWEFKRPVPFLRSREFLWQEGHTAFANKEEADEEVFTILDLYRRVYEELLCVPVVKGVKSEKEKFAGGLYTTTIEGFIPTNGRGIQAATSHALGQNFSKMFNIEFENDKGTKSLAWQNSWGLTTRTIGVMVMVHGDDKGLVLPPRISPIQAVVIPLHFKDSDTTAVDSKAKEIADQLKAAGIRVNLDNRPNYNPGHKYNHWELKGVPIRIEIGPKDVASGTVICCRRDTAEKSKVEISNIVTGVKELLDNIQSNLFDRAVKQRNDHIVTINQWNEFVPALDNKNLVLAPWCEKVSCEDSIKKKSSEESKNKAEEEKGFCLTGAAKSLCIPLQNQEHVKLPEIKDDTKCFCCQEKATKYTLFGRSY